The Persephonella sp. IF05-L8 genome contains a region encoding:
- a CDS encoding response regulator, whose protein sequence is MERKGSILVVEDSKTMNNIISKKLNDLGFAVHNAFSLKEADRYLSHNKYDLIILDLHLPDGEGSDLIMDIRSITDTKIIVLTSLKDEYLRDELFKYGILDYIVKDKNLQYSLEEIIKIIKHIQEKDKDRVLIIDDSRFVCKQVKRVLEPRNYIVDTAFTGKEGLQKLKEENYSLIVLDMELPDIHGTELLQYIREDEKLIKLPVLVLSGTADAETVRYILKNGASDYLRKPFIFEEFLLRVDLWVDYYKQSKELDYKTQQLEELNKHLEERVKEETQKNLEKDRLLFAQSRLAEMGEMMSAIAHQWKQPLNSLSALLSRTYIKYQMNNNSIDKEAMDYCFENANLQIQDMSETINNFMNFFKPDKKKEIFNLYDKIRKTIKLIKPLLTSHNIELEIDIDKSVYIEGYPNEFGQIILNMLTNAKDIFLERNIKDRKIKIYSSQDKYSVRIFVEDTAGGIPEDIKDRIFEPYFTTRKAQGTGLGLYISKLIIENYMNGQLSVENTKNGARFEIRLPRIANTLKSPEVAYLSK, encoded by the coding sequence ATGGAAAGAAAAGGCAGTATCCTTGTAGTTGAAGACTCAAAAACTATGAATAATATAATAAGCAAAAAATTAAATGACCTTGGATTTGCTGTCCATAATGCTTTTTCACTGAAAGAAGCCGATAGATATCTTAGCCATAATAAATATGACCTTATTATTTTAGACCTACATCTTCCTGATGGGGAAGGCTCTGATTTGATAATGGATATACGCTCAATAACAGACACAAAAATAATTGTTCTTACTTCCCTGAAAGATGAGTATCTTAGAGATGAACTATTTAAATATGGAATTTTAGATTACATTGTAAAAGATAAAAATCTCCAATACTCCCTTGAAGAGATAATAAAAATTATCAAACATATTCAGGAGAAAGATAAAGACAGAGTTTTAATTATTGATGATTCCCGTTTTGTGTGTAAACAGGTCAAAAGAGTTTTAGAACCAAGAAACTACATAGTTGATACAGCCTTCACAGGTAAAGAAGGTCTTCAAAAACTTAAAGAAGAAAATTACAGTCTTATTGTCCTTGACATGGAGCTTCCGGATATTCATGGAACAGAGCTTTTACAGTATATAAGGGAGGATGAAAAATTAATTAAACTTCCTGTTCTCGTTCTTTCAGGAACGGCAGATGCGGAAACAGTTAGATATATACTGAAAAATGGTGCCAGTGATTATTTAAGAAAGCCATTTATTTTTGAGGAGTTTCTGCTTAGAGTTGATTTATGGGTTGATTATTACAAGCAAAGTAAGGAATTAGACTATAAAACCCAGCAGTTAGAAGAACTAAACAAACATCTTGAAGAAAGGGTAAAAGAAGAAACCCAGAAAAATCTTGAAAAAGATAGACTTCTTTTTGCCCAGTCCCGACTGGCTGAGATGGGAGAGATGATGAGTGCTATAGCACACCAGTGGAAACAGCCTTTAAACTCCTTGTCAGCATTGCTTAGCAGAACGTATATCAAATACCAGATGAATAATAATTCCATTGATAAAGAAGCTATGGATTACTGTTTTGAGAATGCAAACCTTCAGATACAGGATATGTCTGAAACAATTAACAATTTTATGAACTTTTTCAAACCAGATAAGAAAAAAGAGATATTTAATCTCTATGATAAAATTAGAAAAACTATAAAATTGATAAAACCTCTGCTTACTTCACACAATATAGAATTAGAGATTGATATTGACAAATCCGTTTACATAGAAGGATATCCAAATGAGTTTGGCCAGATAATACTGAATATGCTGACCAATGCAAAGGATATCTTCTTAGAAAGAAATATAAAGGATAGAAAAATCAAGATATACTCCTCTCAGGATAAGTATTCTGTTCGCATATTTGTGGAGGATACAGCAGGGGGAATTCCTGAGGATATAAAAGACAGAATATTTGAACCTTATTTCACTACCAGAAAAGCCCAGGGCACAGGTCTTGGTCTTTATATTAGCAAACTCATCATAGAAAACTATATGAATGGACAACTGTCTGTAGAAAATACCAAAAACGGAGCTCGCTTTGAAATAAGATTGCCAAGAATAGCCAACACTCTCAAAAGCCCAGAAGTAGCTTATCTAAGCAAATAA
- a CDS encoding NAD(P)-dependent oxidoreductase, translating into MNIVFTSAKPEEEEYFRKELSAYKPIIYNQTIDKIPLNQIKNVDILSVFVFDKLDEKILSQLKNLKLIVTRSAGVDHIDLEYCRKNGIQVAHMPAYSPKSIAEHTFALILSLIRKLKKINNRTSHINYKQELDILAEDLFEKSIGIIGTGRIGAEVAKIAQVFFKEIFAYDIKENPQLKDLGVKYVSLEELFKNSDIISLHVPYTPQTYHLINSETINKMKDGVILINTSRGKVVNTDHLYQAVIEGKISAAGLDVFEEEDILILEKYEEGKGSPKNLKILKLNSLDNVIITPHIAYYTKTAIDRIKNCTVEAIKNFITQGDTGRYKVV; encoded by the coding sequence ATGAATATAGTTTTCACCAGTGCAAAACCTGAAGAAGAGGAATATTTCAGAAAGGAACTGTCTGCTTATAAACCCATTATTTATAACCAGACCATTGACAAAATACCTTTGAACCAGATTAAAAATGTAGATATCCTCTCAGTTTTTGTTTTTGATAAGTTAGACGAAAAAATCCTGTCTCAATTAAAAAATCTCAAACTGATTGTTACCCGCTCTGCAGGAGTTGACCATATAGACCTTGAATATTGCCGTAAAAATGGTATTCAAGTAGCACACATGCCTGCCTATTCGCCAAAGTCAATAGCTGAACATACTTTTGCCCTGATACTATCTTTAATCAGAAAATTAAAAAAGATAAATAACAGAACCTCTCATATCAACTATAAGCAAGAATTAGATATACTGGCAGAAGATTTGTTTGAGAAAAGTATAGGTATCATTGGAACAGGCAGAATAGGAGCAGAAGTTGCAAAAATAGCACAGGTATTTTTTAAGGAGATTTTTGCTTATGATATAAAAGAAAATCCCCAGCTTAAAGATTTAGGGGTTAAATATGTTTCCCTTGAAGAGTTGTTTAAAAACAGTGATATCATCTCATTGCACGTTCCATATACGCCTCAGACCTATCACTTAATAAATTCTGAAACAATAAACAAAATGAAAGATGGAGTAATCCTAATAAACACCTCCAGAGGAAAAGTAGTAAATACCGACCATCTTTATCAGGCAGTAATAGAAGGAAAAATCTCCGCAGCTGGACTGGATGTTTTTGAGGAAGAGGATATTTTAATACTTGAAAAATATGAAGAAGGAAAAGGAAGCCCTAAAAATTTGAAAATTCTAAAGCTAAACAGCTTAGACAATGTAATCATTACACCTCATATTGCATATTACACGAAAACTGCCATTGACAGAATAAAAAACTGCACAGTTGAGGCAATAAAAAACTTTATTACTCAAGGGGATACTGGCAGATATAAAGTAGTTTAG
- a CDS encoding GNAT family N-acetyltransferase translates to MDTQMKLPNKIKIIQPVVDFTYRWALNSGLEEQEAVELATAVDELITDVVLFAFEEEATFDIFFKSNLSELEIILQELGEPFDPERHKYSVEKVKKENNFEGAGFKLIKSLVDHFVYIYKGRAGKEFRIVKNIKHKHITQLFTREVLHKEPEKAVSYQIAPVTENDAEDIARLIYRSYGYTYPKEDMYYPDRIVKALREGKKFGVIVRTDKGEAVGYFAVIRSTGSNIGEVGEVVVSPKHRGKGIMKMMMKALIDMAKSKGLLGLFGEAVTVHTISQKVNAKYGFKSTALVLGFFPYAEYKGFKQAKQRISVVIDFLPLVERKKVQLYLPVEYSKILKQIYQNLGIEVENLPLKHKINLPEKSRLRLNINYKLQNAVIIVDEYGQDFVFRIKEKEKALVEKEIKGIYIDLPLHKPYTKKAVKLLRENGYIFAGLMPLFHKEQDFLRMQKITEPIDFRYINVFSPMAKKIKRKVYSEYKKVI, encoded by the coding sequence ATGGACACTCAAATGAAACTGCCAAACAAAATTAAAATCATCCAGCCTGTTGTTGATTTTACTTATAGATGGGCTTTGAACTCTGGTCTTGAAGAGCAGGAAGCAGTTGAGCTGGCTACGGCAGTGGATGAATTAATCACTGATGTGGTTTTATTTGCTTTTGAAGAAGAAGCCACCTTTGATATTTTTTTCAAAAGTAATCTGTCTGAACTTGAAATTATCCTGCAGGAGCTTGGAGAACCATTTGACCCTGAAAGACATAAATACTCTGTTGAAAAAGTAAAAAAAGAAAACAACTTTGAAGGTGCTGGATTTAAGCTAATAAAATCCCTTGTTGACCATTTTGTTTATATCTATAAAGGTAGAGCAGGGAAAGAGTTCCGAATAGTCAAAAATATAAAACACAAACATATAACCCAGCTATTTACCAGAGAAGTTCTTCATAAAGAACCGGAAAAAGCCGTAAGCTACCAGATAGCCCCTGTTACAGAAAATGATGCCGAGGACATAGCCAGATTGATATACCGCTCCTATGGATATACCTATCCAAAAGAAGATATGTATTACCCAGACAGAATTGTAAAAGCCCTTAGAGAAGGCAAAAAATTTGGTGTGATAGTCAGAACAGATAAAGGTGAAGCCGTTGGGTATTTTGCAGTAATCCGTTCTACAGGCTCGAATATCGGAGAGGTTGGCGAGGTTGTTGTTTCCCCAAAACACAGGGGAAAAGGAATAATGAAAATGATGATGAAAGCCCTGATTGATATGGCAAAAAGCAAAGGTCTTTTAGGCCTGTTTGGAGAAGCAGTAACAGTTCACACAATAAGCCAGAAGGTAAACGCAAAATATGGCTTTAAATCCACGGCACTGGTTCTCGGATTTTTCCCTTATGCAGAATACAAAGGATTTAAACAGGCAAAACAAAGAATTTCTGTTGTTATAGATTTTCTGCCACTTGTTGAAAGGAAAAAAGTTCAGCTTTATTTACCTGTGGAATACAGCAAGATACTAAAGCAGATTTATCAAAATCTGGGAATAGAAGTTGAAAATCTTCCTTTAAAACATAAAATTAATCTTCCTGAGAAATCCAGACTTAGACTGAATATAAACTACAAACTACAAAATGCTGTTATTATCGTTGACGAATACGGACAGGATTTTGTGTTCAGGATAAAAGAAAAAGAAAAAGCTCTTGTTGAAAAAGAGATAAAAGGCATATATATAGACCTACCTTTACACAAGCCTTACACAAAAAAGGCTGTAAAATTACTAAGGGAAAACGGATATATCTTTGCAGGATTAATGCCACTGTTTCATAAGGAGCAGGATTTTCTCCGGATGCAAAAAATAACAGAACCGATTGATTTCAGGTATATAAATGTATTTTCTCCGATGGCTAAAAAAATAAAAAGAAAGGTTTATTCAGAATACAAGAAGGTAATCTAA
- a CDS encoding mechanosensitive ion channel domain-containing protein yields MVSDVWGVIQTYLAAYGLKVIAAIIIFIVGRIVAGWLTTLVRKLMERASWDVTLSKFLGDVTYGILLVIVIILSLGALGVDTSTFVAILGAATLAIGFALKDQLSNFGAGFLLLLFRPFEVGHFIEAAGTSGVVEEIGMFTTKLRTGDNKLVYVANSNVIGGNIVNYSAKDTRRIDLTIGVSYEDDLQKVKEEIWNILNSDERILKDPAPTVAVAELADSSVNFVVRPWVKSGDYWPVYFDLLEKIKTRFDEVGISIPYPQMDVHLKKED; encoded by the coding sequence ATGGTGTCAGATGTGTGGGGAGTTATTCAAACCTATCTTGCTGCCTACGGTCTAAAGGTTATAGCAGCAATTATTATTTTCATCGTAGGTAGAATTGTAGCAGGATGGCTTACTACTCTTGTAAGAAAACTAATGGAAAGAGCCAGCTGGGATGTTACCTTATCAAAATTTTTAGGAGATGTAACCTATGGTATTCTCCTTGTTATCGTTATTATTCTGTCTTTAGGTGCTCTTGGTGTTGATACATCAACATTTGTTGCCATTCTTGGTGCTGCCACATTAGCTATTGGTTTTGCCCTTAAAGACCAGCTTTCAAACTTTGGGGCAGGTTTTCTTTTATTATTGTTTAGACCATTTGAAGTGGGACATTTCATTGAGGCTGCTGGAACTTCGGGAGTTGTTGAGGAAATAGGTATGTTCACAACAAAACTTAGAACAGGGGACAATAAACTGGTTTATGTAGCTAACTCTAATGTTATAGGTGGAAATATAGTTAACTATTCTGCAAAAGACACACGAAGAATTGACCTTACAATAGGTGTTAGCTATGAGGATGACCTGCAAAAAGTAAAAGAGGAGATATGGAACATTCTTAATAGCGATGAAAGAATTCTCAAAGACCCTGCTCCTACCGTAGCTGTTGCAGAGCTTGCAGATAGCAGTGTTAATTTTGTTGTAAGACCATGGGTTAAATCAGGTGATTACTGGCCTGTTTACTTTGACCTGCTGGAAAAGATTAAAACCAGATTTGATGAAGTTGGTATCTCAATACCATATCCTCAGATGGATGTTCATCTGAAAAAAGAGGATTAA
- a CDS encoding NUDIX hydrolase: MAIQTPFIAVDGIIQLFDENDNFKGIVLIERKNPPLGLAIPGGFVDIGETVEQALVREMKEETSLDVEIIRLLGVYSDPKRDPRFHAVSITFVCKAYGQPKASSDAKEVKVFKLEEIPFDKLVFDHAKILKDYLLR; this comes from the coding sequence ATGGCTATACAGACACCATTTATTGCAGTTGATGGAATAATCCAGCTTTTTGATGAGAATGATAATTTTAAAGGGATAGTGCTGATAGAAAGAAAAAATCCCCCTCTGGGACTTGCTATTCCCGGTGGTTTTGTTGATATAGGGGAAACGGTAGAACAGGCTTTGGTCAGGGAAATGAAAGAGGAAACCAGTCTTGATGTGGAGATTATCAGACTGCTTGGTGTTTATTCTGACCCTAAGAGAGACCCAAGATTTCACGCTGTATCAATCACTTTTGTATGCAAAGCTTACGGCCAGCCTAAAGCCAGCAGTGATGCCAAAGAGGTAAAGGTTTTCAAACTGGAAGAAATCCCCTTTGACAAGTTGGTCTTTGACCACGCAAAAATCCTGAAGGATTATTTGCTTAGATAA